In Equus asinus isolate D_3611 breed Donkey chromosome 13, EquAss-T2T_v2, whole genome shotgun sequence, one DNA window encodes the following:
- the TMEM94 gene encoding transmembrane protein 94 isoform X10: MDLKEKHAGEPPLALGLSTRKALSILKEQLEAVLEGHLKERKKCLTWKELWRSSFLHHSNRCSCFHWPGASLMLLAVLLLLGCYGSQPAGSHRVELVNASALFLLLLLNLVLIGRQDRLKRREVERRLRGIIDQIQDALRDGKEIKWPDAMYPDLHMPFAPSWSLHWAYRDGHLVNLPVSLLVEGDIIALRPGQESFASLRGIKDDEHIVLEPGDLFPPFSPPPSPRGEVKKGPQNPQQHRLFRVLETPVIDNIRWCLDMALSRPVTALDNERFSVQSVMLHYAVPVVLASFLITNALRFMLDAPGVTSWQYTLLQLQVNGVLPILPLLFPVLWVLASACGEARVLAQMSKASPSSLLAKFSEDTLSSYTEAVSSQEMLRCIWGHFLRVIQGTSPTLSHSSSLLHSLGSVTVLCCVDKQGILSWPNPSPETVLFFSGKVEPPHSSHEDLTDDLSTRSFCHPEPHERDALLAGSLNTTLHLSNEQERGDWPGDGPKPPESYSHHKAHGRSKHLSGSNVSFSRDTEGGEEEPSKTQPGLEGEPYEAEDFVCDYHLEMLSLSQDQQNPSCIQFDDSNWQLHLTSLKPLGLNVLLNLCNASVTERLCRFSDHLCNIALQESHSAVLPVHVPWGLCELARLIGFTPGAKELFKQENHLALYRLPSAEMVKETSLGRLSCVTKRRPPLSHMISLFIKDTTTSTEQMLSHGTADVVLEACTDFWDGADIYPLSGSDRKKVLDFYQRACLSGYCSAFAYKPMSCALSSQLNGKCIELVQAPGQSSIFTMCELPSTVPIKLSTRRNSWSSDEGIGEVLEKEDCMQALSGQIFMGMVSSQYQARLDIVRLIDGLVNACIRFVYFSLEDELKSKVFAEKMGLETGWNCHISLTPNGDMPGSEIPPSSPSHAGSLHDDLNQVSRDDAEGLLLMEEEGHSDLISFQPTDSDLPSFLEDCNRAKLPRGIHQVRPHLQNIDNVPLLVPLFTDCTPETMCEMIKIMQEYGEVTCCLGSSANLRNSCLFLQSDISIALDPLYPSRCSWETFGYATSTSMAQASDGLSPLHLSGQLNSLPCSLTFRQEETISIIRLIEQARHATYGIRKCFLFLLQCQLTLVVIQFLSCLVQLPPLLSTTDILWLSCFCYPLLSISLLGKPPHSSIMSMATGKNLQSIPKKTQHYFLLCFLLKFSLTISSCLICFGFTLQSFCDSSRARNLTNCSSIMLPSRADTAPAWFDDFANGLLTAQKLAAALTVLHTVFISITHVHRTKPLWRKSPLTNLWWAVTVPVVLLGQVVQTAVDLQLWTHRDSRIHFGLEDVPLLTWLLGCLSLVLVVVTNEIVKLHEIRVRVRYQKRQKLQFETKLGMNSPF; this comes from the exons gGCGAGCCACCCTTGGCCCTGGGCCTGTCCACCCGGAAGGCCCTCAGCATCCTGAAGGAGCAGCTGGAGGCGGTGCTGGAAGGACACTTGAAAGAGCGGAAGAAATGTCTCACGTGGAAG GAGCTGTGGAGGAGCAGCTTCCTGCACCACAGTAACCGCTGCTCCTGTTTCCACTGGCCGGGCGCCTCGCTCATGCTGCTggctgtgctgctgctgctgggctgcTATGGGAGCCAGCCCGCTGGCAG CCACAGGGTGGAGCTGGTGAATGCCTCAGCGCTGTTCCTCTTGCTGCTTCTCAACCTTGTTCTCATTGGGCGGCAAGATCGGCTGAAGCGTCGGGAAGTAGAGCGGAGGCTCCGAGGGATCATTGACCAAATCCAAG ATGCCCTCAGGGATGGCAAGGAGATCAAGTGGCCAGATGCCATGTACCCTGACCTCCACATGCCCTTTGCACCATCCTGGTCCCTGCACTGGGCCTACAGAGATGGACATCTGGTCAACCTGCCAGTTAGCCTGTTGGTAGAAGGAGACATCATAGCTCTGAGGCCCGGCCAGGAATCATTCGCCTCTCTGAGGGGGATCAAG GATGATGAGCACATCGTCTTGGAGCCGGGAGACCTGTTTCCCCCTTTCTCTCCACCCCCCTCTCCCCGAGGAGAAGTGAAGAAAGGGCCACAGAACCCCCAGCAGCACCGGCTCTTCCGCGTCCTTGAGACCCCTGTGATTGACAACATCAG ATGGTGCCTGGACATGGCCCTGTCCCGCCCAGTCACTGCTCTGGACAATGAGAGGTTCTCCGTGCAGTCAGTGATGCTGCACTATGCCGTGCCTGTGGTCCTG GCCAGCTTCCTCATCACCAATGCCCTGCGCTTCATGTTGGACGCCCCTGGTGTCACGTCCTGGCAGTACACCCTCCTCCAGCTACAG GTGAATGGCGTCCTGCCCATCCTCCCCCTGCTCTTTCCAGTCCTCTGGGTTCTGGCATCCGCCTGTGGAGAAGCCCGTGTCCTGGCCCAGATGAGCAAGGCCTCCCCCAGTTCCCTG CTGGCCAAGTTCTCAGAGGATACTCTCAGCAGCTATACAGAAGCTGTCTCCTCTCAG GAAATGCTACGCTGCATTTGGGGCCACTTCCTGAGGGTGATCCAGGGGACGTCGCCCACGCTGAGCCACAGCTCTAGCCTGCTGCACAGCTTGGGCTCTGTCACG GTCCTGTGCTGTGTGGACAAACAGGGGATCCTGTCTTGGCCAAACCCCAGCCCAGAGACAGTGCTGTTCTTCAGCGGGAAGGTGGAGCCCCCACACAGCAGCCATGAGGACCTAACGGATGACCTCTCCACCCGCTCCTTCTGCCACCCCGAG CCCCATGAACGAGATGCCCTCCTGGCTGGCTCCCTGAACACTACCCTGCACCTTTCCAATGAGCAGGAGCGTGGCGACTGGCCTGGCGATGGTCCCAAGCCCCCTGAATCCTATTCCCACCACAAAGCACATGGCCGCAGCAAGCACCTGTCCGGCTCCAATGTGAGCTTCAGCAGGGACACAGAGGGTGGTGAAGAAGAGCCCAGCaag ACCCAGCCTGGGCTGGAGGGCGAGCCCTACGAAGCAGAGGACTTTGTGTGCGACTACCACTTGGAGATGCTTAGCCTGTCGCAGGACCAGCAGAACCCCTCCTGCATCCAGTTCGATGACTCCAACTGGCAGCTCCACCTTACCTCCCTCAAGCCCCTAGGCCTCAACGTGCTGCTGAACCTGTGCAACGCCAGTGTCACGGAGCGGCTGTGCCGGTTCTCGGACCACCTGTGCAACATTGCCCTGCAGGAGAGCCACAGCGCCGTGCTGCCCGTGCACGTGCCCTGGGGCCTCTGCGAGCTCGCCCGCCTCATTG GCTTCACTCCTGGGGCCAAGGAGCTCTTCAAGCAGGAGAACCACTTGGCACTCTACCGCCTCCCCAGTGCTGAGATGGTGAAGGAGACCTCACTGGGGAGGCTCTCCTGTGTCACCAAGCGGCGCCCCCCCCTCAGCCACATGATCAGCCTCTTCATCAAGGACACCACCACCA GCACAGAACAGATGCTGTCCCACGGCACAGCCGACGTGGTCTTGGAGGCCTGCACAGACTTCTGGGATGGAGCTGACATCTACCCTCTTTCGGGTTCTGACAG GAAGAAAGTGCTGGATTTCTACCAGCGAGCCTGCCTGTCTGGTTACTGCTCTGCCTTCGCCTACAAGCCCATGAGCTGCGCCCTCTCCTCTCAGCTCAATGGCAAGTGCATCGAGCTGGTGCAGGCGCCTGGCCAGAGCAGCATCTTCACCATGTGCGAGCTGCCCAGCACCGTCCCCATCAAGCTGAGCACCCGCCGCAACAGCTGGAGCTCTGATG AAGGGATCGGGGAGGTGCTGGAGAAGGAAGACTGCATGCAGGCCCTGAGCGGCCAGATCTTCATGGGCATGGTGTCCTCCCAGTACCAGGCCCGGCTGGACATCGTGCGCCTCATTGACGGGCTGGTCAATGCCTGCATCCGCTTCGTCTACTTCTCTTTGGAGGATGAGCTCAAAAGCAAG GTGTTTGCAGAAAAGATGGGCCTGGAGACGGGCTGGAACTGCCACATCTCCCTCACACCGAATGGTGACATGCCTGGCTCTGAGATCCCCCCATCCAGCCCCAGCCATGCTGGCTCCCTGCATGATGACCTGAATCAGG TTTCCCGAGATGATGCAGAAGGGCTCCTCCTGATGGAAGAGGAAGGTCACTCAGACCTCATTAGCTTCCAGCCTACGGACAGTGACCTCCCCAGCTTCCTGGAGGACTGCAACCGG GCCAAGCTGCCCCGGGGCATCCACCAGGTGCGGCCCCACCTGCAGAACATTGACAATGTGCCCTTGCTTGTGCCTCTCTTCACTGACTGTACCCCCGAGA CCATGTGCGAGATGATCAAGATCATGCAGGAGTACGGGGAGGTGACCTGCTGCCTGGGTAGCTCTGCCAACCTGCGGAACAGCTGCCTTTTCCTCCAGAGTGACATCAG CATTGCCCTGGACCCCCTGTACCCGTCCCGCTGCTCCTGGGAGACCTTTGGCTACGCCACAAGCACCAGCATGGCCCAGGCCTCGGACGGCCTTTCTCCCCTGCACCTCTCGGGACAGCTCAAcagcctgccctgctctctgacCTTTCGCCAAGAGGAGACCATCAGCATCATCCGGCTCATCGAGCAG GCTCGGCACGCCACCTATGGCATTCGCAAGTGCTTCCTCTTCCTGCTGCAATGCCAGTTGACTCTTGTGGTCATCCAG TTCCTCTCTTGCCTAGTCCAGCTGCCACCACTCCTGAGTACCACTGACATCCTGTGGCTGTCCTGCTTTTGCTACCCTCTGCTCAG CATCTCTCTGCTGGGGAAGCCCCCGCATAGCTCCATCATGTCTATGGCAACAGGGAAAAATCTTCAGTCCATTCCTAAGAAG ACCCAGCATTACTTCCTGCTCTGCTTCTTGCTCAAGTTCAGCCTCACCATCAGCTCGTGCCTTATCTGCTTTGGCTTCACACTGCAGAGCTTCTGTGACAGCTCCCGGGCCCGCAACCTTACCAACTGCTCCTCCATCATGCTGCCCAG CCGTGCCGACACAGCTCCAGCCTGGTTTGATGACTTTGCCAATGGGCTGCTGACAGCTCAGAAACTCGCCGCTGCCCTGACTGTCCTGCACACCG TCTTCATTTCTATCACCCATGTGCATCGCACCAAGCCCCTGTGGAGAAAGAGCCCCTTGACGAATCTCTGGTGGGCTGTGACAGTGCCCGTGGT GCTGCTGGGGCAGGTGGTCCAGACGGCGGTGGACCTGCAGCTATGGACGCACAGGGATAGCCGCATCCACTTTGGCCTGGAGGATGTGCCTCTGCTGACTTGGCTCTTAGGCTGCCTCTCCCTGGTCCTTGTGGTGGTCACCAATGAGATCGTAAAACTGCATGAAATTCG AGTCCGGGTCCGCTACCAGAAGCGACAGAAGCTGCAGTTTGAAACCAAGCTGGGCATGAATTCTCCTTTCTGA
- the TMEM94 gene encoding transmembrane protein 94 isoform X7 yields the protein MLFKQAELWMPHQGKCNKGEPPLALGLSTRKALSILKEQLEAVLEGHLKERKKCLTWKELWRSSFLHHSNRCSCFHWPGASLMLLAVLLLLGCYGSQPAGSHRVELVNASALFLLLLLNLVLIGRQDRLKRREVERRLRGIIDQIQDALRDGKEIKWPDAMYPDLHMPFAPSWSLHWAYRDGHLVNLPVSLLVEGDIIALRPGQESFASLRGIKDDEHIVLEPGDLFPPFSPPPSPRGEVKKGPQNPQQHRLFRVLETPVIDNIRWCLDMALSRPVTALDNERFSVQSVMLHYAVPVVLASFLITNALRFMLDAPGVTSWQYTLLQLQVNGVLPILPLLFPVLWVLASACGEARVLAQMSKASPSSLLAKFSEDTLSSYTEAVSSQEMLRCIWGHFLRVIQGTSPTLSHSSSLLHSLGSVTVLCCVDKQGILSWPNPSPETVLFFSGKVEPPHSSHEDLTDDLSTRSFCHPEVEEEPHERDALLAGSLNTTLHLSNEQERGDWPGDGPKPPESYSHHKAHGRSKHLSGSNVSFSRDTEGGEEEPSKTQPGLEGEPYEAEDFVCDYHLEMLSLSQDQQNPSCIQFDDSNWQLHLTSLKPLGLNVLLNLCNASVTERLCRFSDHLCNIALQESHSAVLPVHVPWGLCELARLIGFTPGAKELFKQENHLALYRLPSAEMVKETSLGRLSCVTKRRPPLSHMISLFIKDTTTSTEQMLSHGTADVVLEACTDFWDGADIYPLSGSDRKKVLDFYQRACLSGYCSAFAYKPMSCALSSQLNGKCIELVQAPGQSSIFTMCELPSTVPIKLSTRRNSWSSDEGIGEVLEKEDCMQALSGQIFMGMVSSQYQARLDIVRLIDGLVNACIRFVYFSLEDELKSKVFAEKMGLETGWNCHISLTPNGDMPGSEIPPSSPSHAGSLHDDLNQVSRDDAEGLLLMEEEGHSDLISFQPTDSDLPSFLEDCNRAKLPRGIHQVRPHLQNIDNVPLLVPLFTDCTPETMCEMIKIMQEYGEVTCCLGSSANLRNSCLFLQSDISIALDPLYPSRCSWETFGYATSTSMAQASDGLSPLHLSGQLNSLPCSLTFRQEETISIIRLIEQARHATYGIRKCFLFLLQCQLTLVVIQFLSCLVQLPPLLSTTDILWLSCFCYPLLSISLLGKPPHSSIMSMATGKNLQSIPKKTQHYFLLCFLLKFSLTISSCLICFGFTLQSFCDSSRARNLTNCSSIMLPSRADTAPAWFDDFANGLLTAQKLAAALTVLHTVFISITHVHRTKPLWRKSPLTNLWWAVTVPVVLLGQVVQTAVDLQLWTHRDSRIHFGLEDVPLLTWLLGCLSLVLVVVTNEIVKLHEIRVRVRYQKRQKLQFETKLGMNSPF from the exons gGCGAGCCACCCTTGGCCCTGGGCCTGTCCACCCGGAAGGCCCTCAGCATCCTGAAGGAGCAGCTGGAGGCGGTGCTGGAAGGACACTTGAAAGAGCGGAAGAAATGTCTCACGTGGAAG GAGCTGTGGAGGAGCAGCTTCCTGCACCACAGTAACCGCTGCTCCTGTTTCCACTGGCCGGGCGCCTCGCTCATGCTGCTggctgtgctgctgctgctgggctgcTATGGGAGCCAGCCCGCTGGCAG CCACAGGGTGGAGCTGGTGAATGCCTCAGCGCTGTTCCTCTTGCTGCTTCTCAACCTTGTTCTCATTGGGCGGCAAGATCGGCTGAAGCGTCGGGAAGTAGAGCGGAGGCTCCGAGGGATCATTGACCAAATCCAAG ATGCCCTCAGGGATGGCAAGGAGATCAAGTGGCCAGATGCCATGTACCCTGACCTCCACATGCCCTTTGCACCATCCTGGTCCCTGCACTGGGCCTACAGAGATGGACATCTGGTCAACCTGCCAGTTAGCCTGTTGGTAGAAGGAGACATCATAGCTCTGAGGCCCGGCCAGGAATCATTCGCCTCTCTGAGGGGGATCAAG GATGATGAGCACATCGTCTTGGAGCCGGGAGACCTGTTTCCCCCTTTCTCTCCACCCCCCTCTCCCCGAGGAGAAGTGAAGAAAGGGCCACAGAACCCCCAGCAGCACCGGCTCTTCCGCGTCCTTGAGACCCCTGTGATTGACAACATCAG ATGGTGCCTGGACATGGCCCTGTCCCGCCCAGTCACTGCTCTGGACAATGAGAGGTTCTCCGTGCAGTCAGTGATGCTGCACTATGCCGTGCCTGTGGTCCTG GCCAGCTTCCTCATCACCAATGCCCTGCGCTTCATGTTGGACGCCCCTGGTGTCACGTCCTGGCAGTACACCCTCCTCCAGCTACAG GTGAATGGCGTCCTGCCCATCCTCCCCCTGCTCTTTCCAGTCCTCTGGGTTCTGGCATCCGCCTGTGGAGAAGCCCGTGTCCTGGCCCAGATGAGCAAGGCCTCCCCCAGTTCCCTG CTGGCCAAGTTCTCAGAGGATACTCTCAGCAGCTATACAGAAGCTGTCTCCTCTCAG GAAATGCTACGCTGCATTTGGGGCCACTTCCTGAGGGTGATCCAGGGGACGTCGCCCACGCTGAGCCACAGCTCTAGCCTGCTGCACAGCTTGGGCTCTGTCACG GTCCTGTGCTGTGTGGACAAACAGGGGATCCTGTCTTGGCCAAACCCCAGCCCAGAGACAGTGCTGTTCTTCAGCGGGAAGGTGGAGCCCCCACACAGCAGCCATGAGGACCTAACGGATGACCTCTCCACCCGCTCCTTCTGCCACCCCGAGGTAGAGGAGGAG CCCCATGAACGAGATGCCCTCCTGGCTGGCTCCCTGAACACTACCCTGCACCTTTCCAATGAGCAGGAGCGTGGCGACTGGCCTGGCGATGGTCCCAAGCCCCCTGAATCCTATTCCCACCACAAAGCACATGGCCGCAGCAAGCACCTGTCCGGCTCCAATGTGAGCTTCAGCAGGGACACAGAGGGTGGTGAAGAAGAGCCCAGCaag ACCCAGCCTGGGCTGGAGGGCGAGCCCTACGAAGCAGAGGACTTTGTGTGCGACTACCACTTGGAGATGCTTAGCCTGTCGCAGGACCAGCAGAACCCCTCCTGCATCCAGTTCGATGACTCCAACTGGCAGCTCCACCTTACCTCCCTCAAGCCCCTAGGCCTCAACGTGCTGCTGAACCTGTGCAACGCCAGTGTCACGGAGCGGCTGTGCCGGTTCTCGGACCACCTGTGCAACATTGCCCTGCAGGAGAGCCACAGCGCCGTGCTGCCCGTGCACGTGCCCTGGGGCCTCTGCGAGCTCGCCCGCCTCATTG GCTTCACTCCTGGGGCCAAGGAGCTCTTCAAGCAGGAGAACCACTTGGCACTCTACCGCCTCCCCAGTGCTGAGATGGTGAAGGAGACCTCACTGGGGAGGCTCTCCTGTGTCACCAAGCGGCGCCCCCCCCTCAGCCACATGATCAGCCTCTTCATCAAGGACACCACCACCA GCACAGAACAGATGCTGTCCCACGGCACAGCCGACGTGGTCTTGGAGGCCTGCACAGACTTCTGGGATGGAGCTGACATCTACCCTCTTTCGGGTTCTGACAG GAAGAAAGTGCTGGATTTCTACCAGCGAGCCTGCCTGTCTGGTTACTGCTCTGCCTTCGCCTACAAGCCCATGAGCTGCGCCCTCTCCTCTCAGCTCAATGGCAAGTGCATCGAGCTGGTGCAGGCGCCTGGCCAGAGCAGCATCTTCACCATGTGCGAGCTGCCCAGCACCGTCCCCATCAAGCTGAGCACCCGCCGCAACAGCTGGAGCTCTGATG AAGGGATCGGGGAGGTGCTGGAGAAGGAAGACTGCATGCAGGCCCTGAGCGGCCAGATCTTCATGGGCATGGTGTCCTCCCAGTACCAGGCCCGGCTGGACATCGTGCGCCTCATTGACGGGCTGGTCAATGCCTGCATCCGCTTCGTCTACTTCTCTTTGGAGGATGAGCTCAAAAGCAAG GTGTTTGCAGAAAAGATGGGCCTGGAGACGGGCTGGAACTGCCACATCTCCCTCACACCGAATGGTGACATGCCTGGCTCTGAGATCCCCCCATCCAGCCCCAGCCATGCTGGCTCCCTGCATGATGACCTGAATCAGG TTTCCCGAGATGATGCAGAAGGGCTCCTCCTGATGGAAGAGGAAGGTCACTCAGACCTCATTAGCTTCCAGCCTACGGACAGTGACCTCCCCAGCTTCCTGGAGGACTGCAACCGG GCCAAGCTGCCCCGGGGCATCCACCAGGTGCGGCCCCACCTGCAGAACATTGACAATGTGCCCTTGCTTGTGCCTCTCTTCACTGACTGTACCCCCGAGA CCATGTGCGAGATGATCAAGATCATGCAGGAGTACGGGGAGGTGACCTGCTGCCTGGGTAGCTCTGCCAACCTGCGGAACAGCTGCCTTTTCCTCCAGAGTGACATCAG CATTGCCCTGGACCCCCTGTACCCGTCCCGCTGCTCCTGGGAGACCTTTGGCTACGCCACAAGCACCAGCATGGCCCAGGCCTCGGACGGCCTTTCTCCCCTGCACCTCTCGGGACAGCTCAAcagcctgccctgctctctgacCTTTCGCCAAGAGGAGACCATCAGCATCATCCGGCTCATCGAGCAG GCTCGGCACGCCACCTATGGCATTCGCAAGTGCTTCCTCTTCCTGCTGCAATGCCAGTTGACTCTTGTGGTCATCCAG TTCCTCTCTTGCCTAGTCCAGCTGCCACCACTCCTGAGTACCACTGACATCCTGTGGCTGTCCTGCTTTTGCTACCCTCTGCTCAG CATCTCTCTGCTGGGGAAGCCCCCGCATAGCTCCATCATGTCTATGGCAACAGGGAAAAATCTTCAGTCCATTCCTAAGAAG ACCCAGCATTACTTCCTGCTCTGCTTCTTGCTCAAGTTCAGCCTCACCATCAGCTCGTGCCTTATCTGCTTTGGCTTCACACTGCAGAGCTTCTGTGACAGCTCCCGGGCCCGCAACCTTACCAACTGCTCCTCCATCATGCTGCCCAG CCGTGCCGACACAGCTCCAGCCTGGTTTGATGACTTTGCCAATGGGCTGCTGACAGCTCAGAAACTCGCCGCTGCCCTGACTGTCCTGCACACCG TCTTCATTTCTATCACCCATGTGCATCGCACCAAGCCCCTGTGGAGAAAGAGCCCCTTGACGAATCTCTGGTGGGCTGTGACAGTGCCCGTGGT GCTGCTGGGGCAGGTGGTCCAGACGGCGGTGGACCTGCAGCTATGGACGCACAGGGATAGCCGCATCCACTTTGGCCTGGAGGATGTGCCTCTGCTGACTTGGCTCTTAGGCTGCCTCTCCCTGGTCCTTGTGGTGGTCACCAATGAGATCGTAAAACTGCATGAAATTCG AGTCCGGGTCCGCTACCAGAAGCGACAGAAGCTGCAGTTTGAAACCAAGCTGGGCATGAATTCTCCTTTCTGA